The genomic interval CGAGGACTGCGGTGCGCGCGAGGCCCACGAGGCCGAGGTTGAGGCCCACCTGACGGCCGGCCTGGCGGCTCTGCACGGCCTGGAGGCGGGCACGATGCCCGAGGTCTCCTCACGCACCCTTGAGGAGGCGGCCCACGCCCTCACGCGCCGCCGCGCCTGAGCGGCCGGGCGCGTTGGTTCCGGTGCGGGACCCGGCCACCCGTAGACTGCCCGCGTGGTCACGGATCCCCTCATCGGACGTCTCGTCGACTCTCGCTACGAGATCGTCGACCGGGTGGCCCGTGGCGGCATGGCCACGGTCTACAAGGCGCATGACCGCAGGCTCGAGCGCCGTGTGGCCCTCAAGCTCATGCACCCGCACCTGGCGGACTCACCCGACTTCGTCTCCCGCTTCCGCCGTGAGGCGCGCGCCGCGGCCCGCCTGAGCAACCCCGGCGTCGTCGCCGTCTACGACCAGGGCAGTCTCGACGGCGTCGCCTACCTCGTCATGGAGCTCGTCGAGGGCCCCAACCTGCGTGACCTCATCGCCACCGGCCCGCTGAGCGTCAAGGAGGCGCTGGGTCTCATCGCCCAGGTGCTGCGGCCGCTGGGCGCTGCGCACCGTGCCGGCCTCGTCCACCGCGACGTCAAGCCGGAGAACGTGCTCCTTCCCTCTGACGGCTCAGTCGCCAAGGTTGCTGACTTCGGGCTGGCGCGCGCCGTCACCGAGTCCGCGCAGACCACCACCGGCAACGTGCTCGGCACCGTCGCCTACCTCGCCCCCGAGCTCATCACCGCAGGCGTCTCCTCGCCGCGCGCCGACGTCTTCTCCGCCGGCGTCATCCTCTACGAGCTGCTCACCGGTGAGCAGCCCTTAGCGGCGGACACCCCCATCCAGATCGCCTTCCGTAACGTCCACGAGGATGTGCCCCTGGTCTCCACGCTCGTGCCGCAAACGCCCGCGCCCGTGGACGCCCTGGTCACCGCCATGACCCGTCGCGAGCCGAATGAGCGCCTGGCCGACGCCGACGAGGCCCTGGCCCGGCTGCGCGCCGTCGTCGCCGAGCTGTCCCCCAGTGAGATGAGCGTCAAGCGCGGGGGCGCCACCGGCTCCCTGCGCACGCAGGAGGTGCTGGCCGCCAACGCGGAGGCGGCCCGCCAGGCCGTGCGCCAAGAACCCGAGGCCGACGACGAGGACGTGACCCCGGCCGCCGGATTCAGGACCGTCTCCCTGCCCATCGGGTCCATCGGCACCGACGCCGCGGGGGCCACGCGTTCCCTGGACCGCTCGGGGCTCGCCACCTCCAGCCAGGCGACAACGTCGCTGGCCCGCCCGCGCCACGGGCGGGTGCGCCGTCGTGCCGTCGTCATGGGGGCCCTCGCCGTCCTCGGCGTGGGCGGGGCCGGAGCGGGCTGGTGGTACACGCAGGAGGGGCCGGGACGCCACGTCGACGTCCCCCAGGTCGTCGGGCTTACTCAGCAGGAGGCACAGGCCGCCGTCCAAGCCGCCGGCCTCGTCTGGGCGGCCCCCACTCGCGCCTTCTCCGACACGGTCGCCCTGGATTGCGTCATCTCCTGCGACCCGGAGCCGGGCTCCTCGGTGCGGCTGGGGGCGGCCGTCACAGCGGTCATCTCGCGCGGCATCGAGCAGAAGCAGGTGCCCGACGTCCTCGGGCGCACCCGGGAGGAGGCCACGACGGCGATCACGGAGGCGGGCCTGGCCGTCGGCGCCGTCACCCAGTCCTTCTCCGACTCCGTGCCCGCGGGGCAGGTGGTCTCCACCAGCCCGGCCGCCGGTGAGCTGGCCGACCACTCCTCCGCCGTCGCCGTCGTCATCTCCAAGGGCCGCCAGCCCGCGACCGTGCCCACGCTGGCCGGGCTGAGCCAGCAGGAGGCCACCACGGCGCTTGGGAACGCGGGCCTGACCCTGGGCGAGGTGACGACCTCCTACCACGACACGGTGGAGGAAGGACGCGTCATCTCCTCCAGCCCCGCGACTGGTGCCGCCAACGTGCACGTCGGGGACGGCGTCGACCTCGTGGTCTCACTCGGTCCCGAGATGGTCACCGTCCCGGAGGTCACCGGCAAGAGTGAGTCGGAGGCGGTCAGCGCCCTGGAGGCGGCCGGTCTGGTCGTCACGGTCTCCTACGTGTGGGGCGGCCTGTTCGGCACGGCCCGCTCAACGGACCCGGCGGGCGGCCAGAGCGTGCGCAAGGGCTCGACGGTGACGCTGTACGTCGTCTAAGAGCTGTACGTGGTCTGAGACGAGCCCGCAGCGGGCCCTCAGCCGCGCAGCATCTCGGCGACCTCGAAGGCAATCTCGAGGGACTGCTGGTGGTTCAGGCGCGGGTCCACAAGCGTCTCGTAGCGCTCGGCCAGGCGCTCGACGTCGATGTGCTCGCCACCGCCCAGAACCTCGGTGACGTCGTCGCCCGTGAGTTCGACGTGGATACCGCCGGGGACCGTGCCCAGGCAGCGGTGGACCTCGAAGAAGCCGCGGACCTCATCCATGATCGTGTCGAACTCGCGGGTCTTGTAGCCGGTTTCGGCCGTGATCGTGTTGCCGTGCATGGGGTCCGCCACCCAGGTCAGCGGGCGGCCGTCCGCCCTGACCGCCTCGATGAGGACCGGCAGGACGTCGCGGATGCGCTCGGCACCCATGCGGGTGATGACCGTAAGCCTGCCGGCCTCGCCATGTGGGTTGAGGTGGTCGATGAGGCTGAGGAGCTCCTCGGGCGTCGTCGTCGGACCGACCTTGACGCCCACCGGGTTGTGCACGCCCGCGAGCAGGGCCACGTGCGCGTCCTCGGCCCCGCGGGTGCGCTCACCGATCCACAGCATGTGGGCGCTGGTGTCGTACAGGCGCCCGGAGCGCGAGTCCTCGCGCGTCATGGCGTCCTCGTACTCCAGCAGCAGGGCCTCGTGGGAGGCGTAGAAGTCGACCTGGCGCAGGGCGTCGAAGTCGACGCCGGCCGCGGCCATGAAGCGCATGGCCCGGTCGATCTCCTCGGCGAAGGACTCGAAGCGCTTGTAGGCGGGGTTGGCGGTGAAGCCGCGGTTCCAGGAGTGGACCTCGCGCAGGTCCGCGTAGCCACCCATGGTGAAGGAGCGGATGAGGTTGAGCGTGGTGCCGGCCCGCAGGTAGGCGTCGAGCATGCGCTGGGGGTCGGGCACGCGCGCCTCGGGGGTGAAGGGGTGGCCGTTGACCGAGTCGCCCCGGTAGGACGGCAGGGTGATGCCGTCGCGGGTCTCGGTGTCCGCGCTGCGGGGCTTGGCGTACTGGCCGGCCATGCGGCCGATCTTGACCACCGGGGTGGAGGCGCCGTAGGTGAGCACCGCGGCCATCTGGAGGATGGTCTGGAGCTTGAGACGGATGTTCGTGGCCGTGTTGTCCCGGAAGGACTCGGCGCAGTCACCGCCCATGAGGACGAAGGCGTCGCCGCGCTCAGCCTTGGCCATCTGCTGGCGCAGGGAGTCGACCTCACCGGCGAAGACGAGCGGGGGCCGGGAGCGCAGGTCCGCGGCGACCTCGGCAAGACGGTCGGCGTCCGGGTACGAGGGCTGCTGGGCGGCGGGGCGGTCGCGCCAGCTGGCGGGGGTCCGGGGGGCGTCGAGCTCGTTCATCACAGCAGCATCATACGGAGGGGTTGCGACGGCCCCCGTGCCCACCACCAGGCGGGACACGGGGGCCGTCGTCGTCAGTCGTCGTCAGGACGGGGCTCAGTGCTCCGCTGCGACCTCAGTTGGCCTCAGCGGGCTCGACACCCTGACCGAGCTCGGCCATGAGCTCGGTGAACCAGGGCTGGGTGATGTCGAAGGCCTTGTGGCCGGCGATGCGCGGGAAGGCGATGAGGCTCAGCTCGTCGTTGTTCTCCTCGTCGTTGCCGATCACGCCGGACTCGCCCTTGAGGGCGCACTCGACGGCCAGGTCGCACATGGACGTGATGAGGTCCAGGTCCTCGGCGTTGGCGTTGGTGGCGCGCGAGTAGTAGCCGGACTTCTGAACCATGACCTTCTCGGCGCCGATGAGGCTCGCGAACTGCTTGGCGAACCACTGGCCGGGGTTGATGGTGTCGAGCTTGACGTGGCCGAAGGGATCGCGCTGGACCTCCTCGCCACGGGCCTGCATCTCCGCGATGATCTCGGGCACGCCGGCGCCCTCGGACAGGAAGATGTTGACGTTGCCCTGCTCATCCATGAGGGCCTTGAGCCGCTCGGCCTCGGCCTCAAGGTTGAGCGTCATCTCGGGCAGGAAGACGGCGTGGACGTCCCAGCGCTCGCGGGACAGGCCCAGCGACGGCGCCCAGCGCTTGGTCTTGAGCAACTCGTGGTAGCGCTTGGCGGTCTCGGCGGTGAGGTAGCCGCAGTTGCGGCCCATGCACTCGTGGATGATGAGCATGCGCGGGTTGGAGCGGTGCTCACCGATGACGTTGAAGGCGAAGCCGGCGCCCTCCTCGGCGGCGGACCAGGCGCCCAGGGACTGGCGGATGGGCACGATGTCATTGTCAATGGTCTTGGGCAGCCCGACGACGGTGAGGTCGTAGTCGTGCTCCTTGAGGTAGGCGGCCAGGTCCGCGGCGGTGGTGTTGGTGTCGTCGCCACCGATGGTGTGCAGGACGTCGACGCCGTCCTTGCGCAGTTGCTCAGCCGCGAACTCGAGGGGGTTGACGCCCTCGGCGACGAGGCCGCGCTCGACGAGGTTCTTGGCGTTGGTGAGCTTGACGCGGGAGTTGCCGATCGGGGATCCGCCGAACTCGCGCAGGATGCCGGCGTTCTTGCGGCCCTCGTCGTCGATGACGATGTAGTTGCCGGTGAGCAGGCCGTGGTAGCCGTACTGGTAGGCGATGATCTCAACCTCGGGAGCGACCTCGGTGTAGCGCTCGATAAGGTCGCCGACGGCGGCGGACAGGCAGGGGGCGAAACCACCCGCGGTGAGCAGGGCGACGCGACGGATCGACATCGAGAACCTTTCAGGTTGGGAGCTTGCAGCCCGGTGCCGGGGCGAGAGCACCGCGGACCGGGGCGGGGGCGGCACGTGCCGCGCCTCGACGCGCAGTCTACCCGCCGCCGCAGGGGCCGATCAGAGCCCGTTCGTCCTCCGGCCCTGAGCGGTCCGTCCTGTCCGGTCTGCCCGCTCAGGCCTCGTCGTCGGTGCCCGTCTGCCGGGGGCCCTCGCTGCCGGGGTCCTGGGGCTCGGCAGCCTCCTCGGGCTCCTCAGGCGGCTCGGGCACGCTGGTCTCGGGCGCTGGGCGGCCACCGGGGGCTTGCACGGGCGCGGCAGCCGGGCGGCGCACGGCCCGCGCCTGGAGCATCTCGGAGACGACCTCGTCAGCGCTCTTCTTCTCGGCGTCCATGGCCTTCTTGACCTCGGCCGCGTAGAGGTCGACGTACTCCTGGCCGGACAGCGCCATGAGGGAGTACATGATCTCGTCGGTGATCGAGCGCAGGACGAAGCGGTCGTTCTCCAGGCCCTTGTAGCGCGAGAAGTCCAGCGGCTCACCGACGACGATGCCCACGCGGTGGCGGGTAGAGGGCACCACCTGGCCGATGGGCTGGGCGAGGTCCGAGCCGATCATCGCCACGGGGATGACGGGGGCACCCGTGGCCAGGGCGATGCGGGCCACGCCCGTCTTGCCGCGGTACAGACGCCCGTCGGGGCTGCGCGTGCCCTCCGGGTAGATCCCGAAGAGCTCGCCCGCACGCAGGCGGTCAATGCCGGCCTGCAGGGCCGCCTGGGAGGCTCGCCCGCCGGAGCGGTCCACAGGGATCGTGCCGACGGCGGTCATGAAGTTCTTCACGGCCCACCCCTTGACGCCCTTGCCGGTGAAGTAGTCCGACTTGCCGATGAAGGCGACCTCGCGCTCGATGAGCAGCGGCAGGAAGAAGGAGTCGATGACGGCCAGGTGGTTGGAGGCGAGGATGGCGGCCCCCTCGGCGGGGATGTTCTCCTCCCCACGGATCCAGGGCTGGTAGAGCATCTCAAAAGCGGGGCCGACGGCCGTCTTGATACCTCGGTATCCCACGGGGACCTCCTGCGCCTGGGTTGAGCTCGTCTGGAGTCGGCGTGCTGGTGTACGCGGCCGCTGCCCGGAGTCTAGCCTCAACGTGTGCCCTTCCACGTCTCCCTCCGCCCCGCGGAATCGGCGCGTGAGCAGGCGGTGCAGCCCGCCTTCGAGCAGATGGGGCTGGCGCTGAGCGAGGCGGTCTTCGTCGTCGTCGACCTGGAGACCACCGGCGGCGCCCCGGGAGCCCACGCCATCACGGAGATCGGGGCGGTGCGGGTGCGCGGCGGGCAGGTCGACTCCGACATGAGCACGCTCGTCAACCCCGGCGCTGTCATCCCCGCCCAGATCACCGTGCTCACGGGCATCACGAACGCAATGGTCGCCGGCGCGCCCGTCGTCACTGAGGCGCTCGAGCGCTTCCTCGCCTGGGCCCGCCTGGATGAGCCGGGAACTGTGCTGGTCGCGCACAACGCCCGTTTCGACGTCGGCCACCTCACCGCCGCCGCCCGCACCCTGGGGCTGGACTGGCCGGAGCCGGTCGTGCTGGACACGCTGGCCCTGGCACGACGGGCCTGGAGCCGCACGGATGTGCCCAACCACACGCTCGCCACCCTCGCCTCCTTCGTCGGCTCCCCCACGCGCCCCACCCACCGGGCCCTGGACGACGCGCGCGCCACGGTGGATGTGCTGCACGCCGCCCTGGAGGCGCTGGCCCCCCTGGGCGTCACCCACGTTGAGGATCTGGCGACGGCAACCGACCCGGTCCCGCCCAGGCGGCGGGCCAAGAGCCGCCTGGCCCAGGGCCTGCCCTCAACCCCGGGCGTCTACGAGTTCCTGTCCGCCACCGGCGAGGTGCTCTATGTGGGCTCGGCCGTGGACCTGCGTCGGCGGGTGCGTTCCTACTTCACGGCGGCCGAGAAGCGCTCGCGGGTGGCGCAGATGCTTGACACCACCGTGGACGTGCGTGTCATCCCGACGCCGACGCAGATCGAGGCCCGGGTGCGCGAGCTGCGCCTCATCGCTGAGCTCGACCCTCCGGTCAACCGCCGCTCGCGCAGCCCGCAGCGCCGGCCGTGGTTGCGTCTGGCGGCCGGGGCCGAGCCGCACCTGGCGTCCACCACGAGGCTGCCGACTGAGGAGGTGGGCTGCGCGGTGGGGCCCTTCTCCTCGCGCAGTGCGCTGCTCGACGCCCAGCGTGCGGCGGAGTCGGTGCTACGCCTGCGCTCCTGGGACGGTCACGGCGCCGCCGACCCGGCCCCACAGGGCGATCAGCGGGTGGCGCTGGCCCGCCGGGCCCTGTCTGGCGAGTGCGATGTTGTGGCGGTGCCGCTGCTGGAGCGGGTGGCGTCGCTGGCGGCCGCCGAGCGCTTCGAGGAGGCGGGCCTGTGGACGACACGGCTGCGCTCCTTCCTGGCGGCCTCGCGGCGCGCGGAGGCGGCGCGCCCACTACTGGCCTGTCCGCACCTCGTGGCCGCTCGGCGTCGTGAGGGCGGCGGCTGGGAGCTCGTGGTGGTGCGCTGGGGGCGCCTGGCGGGCAGTGCGGTGACGCCGCCGGGCGCAGACCCCCGCCCGGCCGTGGAGGCGCTGCGGGCGACGGCGCAGGTGGTCGGGCGCCCCGACAGGGTCGGGGAGACGACGAGTACCGAGGAGACGCTACTGCTGGCCGAGTGGGTGCTGGAGACCGGGGCGAGGATCGTGGAGGTCGGCGCTGCCGACGGCGGGGCGCTAGGCGAGGTGTACGCGGCCCTCACCTGGCCGGTGGGGGCGGCGGCGCGCCACCAGCGGGTGCTGCGAGCCGAGGGCTGAGTGGGCTCGGGGTGGTCAGCCGACGGCGACGACAGCGCCGCGGCGGGCGCTCAGCGCGGAGGTGACGGCCTCCTGCAGGGCCATGGGGTCCAGGGGGCGCGGGACGATGGTCTGCGCCTTGGCCCAGGCGGACAGCCAGGCGTCCTGGGGGCGGGCGGTCAGCAGCACCACCGGGGGACGCTGGTCGAGCTCGACCAGGAGCTCGTGGGCCAGCCCCATTCCGCCCAGCCCCTTGACCTCGGCGTCGAAGATGAGGACGTCGAAGGGGGCGCGTCCCTCGGCCGCACGGTCCTTGAGGGCCAGGCGCACGCCCTCGGCGGTGGCGCACTCGGTCCAGCGCACAAGGGGCAGTCCCTTGGCGGGGCGTCGTCCGACGCCGGTGATGACCTCCTGGCGCACGTTGGCGTCGTCGGAGAAGACAAGGAGGTCGAGGCGGGAGCTGGCGGCCTGGTCAGTCATGGATCCTCCGTGCGATCGGACGTGCGTGGCAGGGCCGGTTGTTGTCCGGGCACGTCGGGGAACGGCACGGTTGGCGCTGCGCCGTCAGTGTAATCACAGCCGCTGTGTTGGCGAAGCCTTCAATCGGCGGATACGATAAATGACGTCCAGGACCTCGGTTCACGCTATGAGCCGGAGTCGACGCGCCGGGGCATCCCGGCCCGCACGAAAGGCACCCGCACATGGCCGTGTACACGCTCCCCGAGCTGCCCTACGACTACGCCGCTCTCGAGCCCCACATCTCCGCCAAGATCATGGAGCTCCACCACGACAAGCACCACGCTGCCTATGTCGCCGGTGCCAACGCCGCCCTCGAGCAGCTTAAGGCCGCCCGCGAGTCCGGTGACCACGCCGCCATCAACCTCCTGGAGAAGAACCTCGCCTTCAACCTCGGCGGCCACATCAACCACTCGATCTTCTGGAAGAACCTCTCCCCCAACGGCGGCGGCCGCCCCGAGGGCGAGCTCGCCGCGGCCATCGACGACTCCTTCGGCTCCTTCGAGAAGTTCCAGGCCCAGTTCACCGCCAACGCGCTGGGCATCCAGGGCTCCGGCTGGGCCGTCCTGGCCTGGGACTCCGTCTCCGGCACGCTCGTGACCTTCCAGCTCTTCGACCAGCAGGGCAACGTCCCGGTCGGCACCATCCCGCTGTTCCAGGTCGACATGTGGGAGCACGCCTTCTACCTCGACTACCTCAACGTCAAGGCCGACTACGTCAAGGCCATCTGGAACATCGCCAACTGGCAGGACGTCTCCGAGCGCCTGGCCGCCGCGACCACCCAGGCCCCGGGCCTCATCGTCCGCTGAGCACTACGGGCTGCCCGCCCCATCTCGACACAGCGTCCCGGCCACCCCTCATGGGTGGCCGGGACGCTGCCTCCTCAGGACGACCGGAGCCGCCGGAGGCTCACATGTCAAAGAATCGCGGCGATGTCCAGGACGTAAGCCATGGCCGGGAGGGCCTCACCCGAGGAGGAGTCCGTGCCCGCGGGCATGAGGACAACCACCCGGGAGCCCACCGGCACGCCGATGAGCCCGGTCAGGCCCGGCGCCTGAGCCATCGTCACGCGCTGCGGGCTCGCCTGCTCCCAGGAGGACTGGTTGACCGTTCCGTCCCAGGAGGTGAAGGCCATGTGCAGGCCGATCGTGTCCTCGGCGGTGATGGCGGCGCCCGTTCCGCGGGCCAGGACGATGACCTCCGTCTGCGTGGGCTCGACGGCGTCCGGGCTCACACTGATCGACGCGGCGGAGCCGAGATCGCCGGTCACCGTGATGCCACGGTCGGCCAGGGCCTGCTCGCCCTCGACCGTCGCGTCGGCGGTGCTGCCGACGGCCTTGATCTCGACGACGAAGACGAGCGGGCCGGTCGGGGCACCACCACCGGTCGCGACGTCGCCGTAGGCGTACTGGGAGGGCACGCTCATGAGTACCCTCTCACCCACCTTGTGCCCGGCAAGACCGCAGCGCCAGCCGGTGATGACGCCCTGGAGGCTGAAGGTCGTCGGCGCAGCGCGGTCGTAGGAGGAGTCGAAGGTCGCGTTGTCATCCCACTTCCAGCCCGCGTAGGACACGGTGATGAAGTCGGCCTCCGTCACCGTCGGGCCGTCGCCCTCCTCCAGGGTGGCGACCGTGAGGTTGGCGGGGGCCGCCTCACCCGTCCACGTGGGCGTCGGGGTGGTGTCGGCCTCACCGGCGAGCGACGGCAGCGCGGCGGAGGAGTCGTCGATGGTGAGGTCGGAGCAGACCACGTTGGTGGCCACGCCCGAGGTCGCGGCGCTCGCCGTCGCCGTCGCGGAGGCCGTCGCATCGCTCCCCCCAGAGGAGGAGCCGCAGGCGGCGAGGACGAGGCTGGACGTGAGCGCGAGGGCGCTCAGGACGAGGTGGGGGCGGCGCAACATGGTCTCCTTGGCGGGCAGTCTGTGTGGCGGTGAGGCGTGAGACGGTCGGCGTGCGCGTGGGCACAGCGGCCGTGGTGCGGTCCGGGCGGGCCGGACCGTGCACCCCTCAGTGGAAGGACTCGCCACAGGCGCAGGAGCCGGAGGCGTTCGGGTTGTCGATGGTGAAGCCCTGCTTCTCGATGGAGTCGGCGAAGTCGATGGTCGCACCGGACAGGTAGGGCACGCTCATGCGGTCGACGACGACCTCGACGGTGGACATCTCGTCAAAGCCCGTCTCGAAGGAGCGCACGGCGTCACCGTCGAGCAGACGCTCGTCGAAGTAGAGCTGGTAGACCAGGCCGGAGCAGCCGCCGGGCTGGACCGCCACGCGCAGACGCAGGTCGTCGCGGCCCTCCTGAGTCAGCAGTGCAGCGACCTTGGCAGCGGCGGCCTCGGTGAGAAGCACCTCGTGCTCGGGCACGGCCGTCGTCTGGTCAGTCAGGGTGGTCTGAGACATGTGAGTCTCCTCGTTCGTGGGTCCGTCGGGCCCGGGGTACGGTTGCGCGGGCTCCAACACCCAGGTCGGGCAGGTTCTTCCCCGTCAGCCTACGTCCATCCCCGTCCAGAACCGCTGTGGCGGCACTCACCGCGCCGGGCCCAGCGCGATCATAAGCCCGGCAGCACAGCTGGGCAGGCGAGGGTCAGGCCAGGGTGACGAGCTCGAGGTACTCCTCGCCCCACAGGTCCTCGTCGCCGTCGGGAAGGAGCAGGACCCGGTCCGGCTCAAGGGCCTCGACCGCTCCCTCGTCGTGGGTGACGAGGACGACGGCGCCCTCGAAGGTGCCCAGCGCGCGCAGGATCTCCTCGCGGCTGGCCGGGTCGAGGTTGTTCGTCGGCTCGTCCAGCAGCAGGACGTTGGCGCTGGAGACCACGAGGATGGCGAGCGCCAGGCGGGTCTTCTCCCCACCGGAGAGCACGCGGGCGGGCTTGTCCGCGTCGGCGCCGGAGAACAGGAAGGAGCCCAGCACGCTGCGCACCTGAGTGTCGTCCATGTCCGGGGCGGCACTGCGCAGGTTCTCCACCACCGTGCGGTCGGTGTCGATGGTCTCGTGCTCCTGGGCGTAGTAGCCGATCTTGAGCCCGTGACCGGGCACCACCTCACCGGAGTCCGGGGTCTCGACGCCGGCGAGGATGCGCAGCATCGTCGTCTTGCCCGCACCGTTGAGACCCAGGATGACGACGCGGCTGCCGCGGTCAATGGCCAGGTCCACGCCGGAGAACACCTCGAGGGAGCCGTAGGCCTTGCTCAGGCGCGAGGCCCTCAGGGGGGTCTTGCCGCAGGGGGCGGGGTCGGGGAAGCGCAGGTGGGCGACCTTCTCGGCTGCACGCTGCTCGTCCAGGCCCTCGAGAAGGCGCTCGGCGCGGCGCAACATCTGCTGCGCGGCAACGGCCTTGGTGGCCTTGGCCCGCATCTTCTCCCCCTGGGCGCGCAGCGCGGCCGCCTTCTTCTCGGCGTTGGCGCGCTCCTTGCGACGGCGCGCCTCATCCTCGGCGCGCTGACGCAGGTACGCGTCCCAGCCCAGGTGGTAGACGTCCAGGACACCCCGGTTGGCGTCGAGGTACATGATCTGGTTGACCGTGTCGCGCAGGAGCTCGACG from Actinomyces respiraculi carries:
- the pknB gene encoding Stk1 family PASTA domain-containing Ser/Thr kinase, which gives rise to MVTDPLIGRLVDSRYEIVDRVARGGMATVYKAHDRRLERRVALKLMHPHLADSPDFVSRFRREARAAARLSNPGVVAVYDQGSLDGVAYLVMELVEGPNLRDLIATGPLSVKEALGLIAQVLRPLGAAHRAGLVHRDVKPENVLLPSDGSVAKVADFGLARAVTESAQTTTGNVLGTVAYLAPELITAGVSSPRADVFSAGVILYELLTGEQPLAADTPIQIAFRNVHEDVPLVSTLVPQTPAPVDALVTAMTRREPNERLADADEALARLRAVVAELSPSEMSVKRGGATGSLRTQEVLAANAEAARQAVRQEPEADDEDVTPAAGFRTVSLPIGSIGTDAAGATRSLDRSGLATSSQATTSLARPRHGRVRRRAVVMGALAVLGVGGAGAGWWYTQEGPGRHVDVPQVVGLTQQEAQAAVQAAGLVWAAPTRAFSDTVALDCVISCDPEPGSSVRLGAAVTAVISRGIEQKQVPDVLGRTREEATTAITEAGLAVGAVTQSFSDSVPAGQVVSTSPAAGELADHSSAVAVVISKGRQPATVPTLAGLSQQEATTALGNAGLTLGEVTTSYHDTVEEGRVISSSPATGAANVHVGDGVDLVVSLGPEMVTVPEVTGKSESEAVSALEAAGLVVTVSYVWGGLFGTARSTDPAGGQSVRKGSTVTLYVV
- a CDS encoding class II 3-deoxy-7-phosphoheptulonate synthase, yielding MNELDAPRTPASWRDRPAAQQPSYPDADRLAEVAADLRSRPPLVFAGEVDSLRQQMAKAERGDAFVLMGGDCAESFRDNTATNIRLKLQTILQMAAVLTYGASTPVVKIGRMAGQYAKPRSADTETRDGITLPSYRGDSVNGHPFTPEARVPDPQRMLDAYLRAGTTLNLIRSFTMGGYADLREVHSWNRGFTANPAYKRFESFAEEIDRAMRFMAAAGVDFDALRQVDFYASHEALLLEYEDAMTREDSRSGRLYDTSAHMLWIGERTRGAEDAHVALLAGVHNPVGVKVGPTTTPEELLSLIDHLNPHGEAGRLTVITRMGAERIRDVLPVLIEAVRADGRPLTWVADPMHGNTITAETGYKTREFDTIMDEVRGFFEVHRCLGTVPGGIHVELTGDDVTEVLGGGEHIDVERLAERYETLVDPRLNHQQSLEIAFEVAEMLRG
- a CDS encoding pyrophosphate--fructose-6-phosphate 1-phosphotransferase; its protein translation is MSIRRVALLTAGGFAPCLSAAVGDLIERYTEVAPEVEIIAYQYGYHGLLTGNYIVIDDEGRKNAGILREFGGSPIGNSRVKLTNAKNLVERGLVAEGVNPLEFAAEQLRKDGVDVLHTIGGDDTNTTAADLAAYLKEHDYDLTVVGLPKTIDNDIVPIRQSLGAWSAAEEGAGFAFNVIGEHRSNPRMLIIHECMGRNCGYLTAETAKRYHELLKTKRWAPSLGLSRERWDVHAVFLPEMTLNLEAEAERLKALMDEQGNVNIFLSEGAGVPEIIAEMQARGEEVQRDPFGHVKLDTINPGQWFAKQFASLIGAEKVMVQKSGYYSRATNANAEDLDLITSMCDLAVECALKGESGVIGNDEENNDELSLIAFPRIAGHKAFDITQPWFTELMAELGQGVEPAEAN
- a CDS encoding lysophospholipid acyltransferase family protein, whose product is MGYRGIKTAVGPAFEMLYQPWIRGEENIPAEGAAILASNHLAVIDSFFLPLLIEREVAFIGKSDYFTGKGVKGWAVKNFMTAVGTIPVDRSGGRASQAALQAGIDRLRAGELFGIYPEGTRSPDGRLYRGKTGVARIALATGAPVIPVAMIGSDLAQPIGQVVPSTRHRVGIVVGEPLDFSRYKGLENDRFVLRSITDEIMYSLMALSGQEYVDLYAAEVKKAMDAEKKSADEVVSEMLQARAVRRPAAAPVQAPGGRPAPETSVPEPPEEPEEAAEPQDPGSEGPRQTGTDDEA
- a CDS encoding DEDD exonuclease domain-containing protein produces the protein MGLALSEAVFVVVDLETTGGAPGAHAITEIGAVRVRGGQVDSDMSTLVNPGAVIPAQITVLTGITNAMVAGAPVVTEALERFLAWARLDEPGTVLVAHNARFDVGHLTAAARTLGLDWPEPVVLDTLALARRAWSRTDVPNHTLATLASFVGSPTRPTHRALDDARATVDVLHAALEALAPLGVTHVEDLATATDPVPPRRRAKSRLAQGLPSTPGVYEFLSATGEVLYVGSAVDLRRRVRSYFTAAEKRSRVAQMLDTTVDVRVIPTPTQIEARVRELRLIAELDPPVNRRSRSPQRRPWLRLAAGAEPHLASTTRLPTEEVGCAVGPFSSRSALLDAQRAAESVLRLRSWDGHGAADPAPQGDQRVALARRALSGECDVVAVPLLERVASLAAAERFEEAGLWTTRLRSFLAASRRAEAARPLLACPHLVAARRREGGGWELVVVRWGRLAGSAVTPPGADPRPAVEALRATAQVVGRPDRVGETTSTEETLLLAEWVLETGARIVEVGAADGGALGEVYAALTWPVGAAARHQRVLRAEG
- a CDS encoding superoxide dismutase, producing MAVYTLPELPYDYAALEPHISAKIMELHHDKHHAAYVAGANAALEQLKAARESGDHAAINLLEKNLAFNLGGHINHSIFWKNLSPNGGGRPEGELAAAIDDSFGSFEKFQAQFTANALGIQGSGWAVLAWDSVSGTLVTFQLFDQQGNVPVGTIPLFQVDMWEHAFYLDYLNVKADYVKAIWNIANWQDVSERLAAATTQAPGLIVR
- a CDS encoding FKBP-type peptidyl-prolyl cis-trans isomerase; this encodes MLRRPHLVLSALALTSSLVLAACGSSSGGSDATASATATASAATSGVATNVVCSDLTIDDSSAALPSLAGEADTTPTPTWTGEAAPANLTVATLEEGDGPTVTEADFITVSYAGWKWDDNATFDSSYDRAAPTTFSLQGVITGWRCGLAGHKVGERVLMSVPSQYAYGDVATGGGAPTGPLVFVVEIKAVGSTADATVEGEQALADRGITVTGDLGSAASISVSPDAVEPTQTEVIVLARGTGAAITAEDTIGLHMAFTSWDGTVNQSSWEQASPQRVTMAQAPGLTGLIGVPVGSRVVVLMPAGTDSSSGEALPAMAYVLDIAAIL
- a CDS encoding HesB/IscA family protein, with the translated sequence MSQTTLTDQTTAVPEHEVLLTEAAAAKVAALLTQEGRDDLRLRVAVQPGGCSGLVYQLYFDERLLDGDAVRSFETGFDEMSTVEVVVDRMSVPYLSGATIDFADSIEKQGFTIDNPNASGSCACGESFH
- a CDS encoding ABC-F family ATP-binding cassette domain-containing protein → MINVQDLTMRIGARQLVAGASYRVDKGMRIGLVGRNGAGKTTMTKLLAAQSVAQGASQAVADADETHGLQAVEYEGTINCNGSVGYLPQDTKVGDLEEIARDRILSARGIDALLARIRKAEERIATTEGDAMAKALDRYTRLDHEFTMAGGYAAASEAARIAAALGLPDRVLDQPVGTLSGGQRRRVELARVLFQQPDTLLLDEPTNHLDHDSVLWLRDHLRTYAGGFIVISHDVELLRDTVNQIMYLDANRGVLDVYHLGWDAYLRQRAEDEARRRKERANAEKKAAALRAQGEKMRAKATKAVAAQQMLRRAERLLEGLDEQRAAEKVAHLRFPDPAPCGKTPLRASRLSKAYGSLEVFSGVDLAIDRGSRVVILGLNGAGKTTMLRILAGVETPDSGEVVPGHGLKIGYYAQEHETIDTDRTVVENLRSAAPDMDDTQVRSVLGSFLFSGADADKPARVLSGGEKTRLALAILVVSSANVLLLDEPTNNLDPASREEILRALGTFEGAVVLVTHDEGAVEALEPDRVLLLPDGDEDLWGEEYLELVTLA